One Amaranthus tricolor cultivar Red isolate AtriRed21 chromosome 10, ASM2621246v1, whole genome shotgun sequence genomic window carries:
- the LOC130826092 gene encoding general transcription factor IIH subunit 2: protein MMNSIEHREVSHSRGRQFDRDEDEEDEDEDNDMSAWERAYTDERSWESLQEDESGLLRPIDNKMLSHAQYRRRIRAISSTSTATRIQKGLIRYLYVVMDFSRAATEMDFKPSRMAVIAKHVEAFVREFFDQNPLSQIGLVVIKDGVANCLTDMGGSPESHIKALMKKLVCSGDASLQNALELVHEYLVQVPSYGHREVLILYSALSTCDPGDIMETIQRCKKSKIRCSIVGLSAEMFICKHICQETGGSYSIALDELHLKELLLEHAPPPPAIAEYAIANLIRMGFPQRAAEGVASICVCHKEAKVGAGYTCPRCKARVCELPTECRICGLTLVSSPHLARSYHHLFPITPFDEVSFSQGNMTGKKSIETCFGCIQNLMNPGTASGYCVTCPKCKKYFCLDCDIYIHESLHNCPGCESLRHSKSINTGEG from the exons ATGATGAATAGCATTGAACATAGGGAGGTTAGTCATTCTAGAGGAAGACAGTTTGATCGAGATGAAGACGAGGAGGATGAAGATGAGGATAACGATATGTCTGCATGGGAGAGGGCCTATACTGACGAGAGATCATGGGAATCTTTGCAAGAAGATGAGTCCGGTCTTTTACGGCCAATTGATAATAAGATGCTCTCCCATGCTCAGTACCGTCGGCGTATACGTGCCATCTCGTCTACTTCAACAGCTACTCGAATTCAGAAAGGCCTTATTCGCTATCTATATGTCGTCATGGATTTTTCACGG GCAGCGACTGAGATGGATTTCAAACCAAGCAGAATGGCTGTAATTGCTAAACATGTAGAGGCTTTCGTAAGGGAATTTTTTGATCAGAATCCACTTAGTCAAATAGGTCTTGTGGTAATTAAAGATGGTGTTGCTAATTGCTTAACAGATATGGGTGGAAGCCCTGAATCTCATATTAaggccttgatgaagaagttagTGTGTTCAGGAGATGCTTCTTTGCAGAATGCTTTAGAACTTGTTCATGAATATCTGGTACAAGTTCCATCATATGGCCATCGTGAAGTTCTTATCTTGTATTCGGCTCTTAGCACTTGTGATCCAGGAGACATAATGGAGACTATTCAAAGATGCAAGAAATCTAAAATTAGGTGTTCCATTGTGGGTCTTTCTGCCGAGATGTTTATTTGCAAACATATCTGCCAGGAAACAGGAGGATCATATTCTATTGCTCTGGATGAG CTCCATCTGAAAGAACTGTTGCTGGAACATGCACCACCTCCTCCAGCCATAGCTGAGTATGCAATTGCTAATTTGATTAGGATGGGTTTTCCTCAAAGAGCAGCTGAAGGTGTAGCTTCAATATGTGTCTGCCATAAAGAGGCTAAGGTTGGTGCTGGTTACACCTGTCCAAGATGCAAGGCACGTGTGTGTGAGTTGCCTACAGAATGTCGCATATGTGGGCTGACTCTTGTTTCTTCCCCCCATTTAGCAAGGTCATATCATCACCTCTTCCCAATAACACCATTTGATGAAGTATCATTTTCACAAGGAAATATGACTGGGAAAAAATCAATAGAGACATGTTTCGGATGCATTCAGAATCTGATGAATCCTG GTACTGCATCTGGCTACTGTGTTACTTGCCCAAAATGCAAAAAGTATTTCTGTCTTGATTGTGACATTTATATTCATGAAAGTTTACATAATTGTCCTGGCTGTGAGAGCTTGAGACACTCTAAATCAATCAATACTGGTGAGGGCTGA